The Salvelinus sp. IW2-2015 linkage group LG8, ASM291031v2, whole genome shotgun sequence genome window below encodes:
- the LOC111967729 gene encoding Golgi to ER traffic protein 4 homolog: MMSEQEALKCSSARNRGGTQRVEGKLRASVEKGDYYEAHQMYRTLFFRYMSQAKHADARELMYNGAQLFFSYNQLNSAADLSMLVLESLEKSEATVEDEDLEHLAKLFSLMDPNSPERVAFVSRALKWSTGGSGKLGSPKLHQLLAVTLWKEQNYSESRYHFLHSSDGEGCAQMLVEYSAQRGFRSEVDMFVAQAVLQFLCLKNKNSASVVFSTYTQKHPSIEKGPPFVQPLLNFIWFLLLAVDGGKLTVFTVLCEQYQPSLKRDPMYNEYLDRIGQLFFGVPPKQSSSYGGLLGNLLNSLMGSDEEGEEAQEDGSPIELD; encoded by the exons ATGATGTCGGAGCAGGAGGCTCTGAAGTGCTCCAGCGCAAGAAACCGTGGAGGAACGCAGCGGGTTGAAGGGAAACTGCGAGCCAGTGTAGAGAAGGGAGATTACTATGAAGCTCACCAGATGTACAGAACCTTGTTTTTTAg GTATATGTCACAGGCAAAGCATGCAGATGCCAGGGAGTTGATGTACAATGGCGCCCAGCTCTTCTTCAGTTACAACCAG CTCAACAGTGCTGCAGACCTGTCAATGTTGGTGCTGGAGTCTTTGGAGAAATCAGAGGCAACGGTAGAGGACGAAGACTTAG AGCACCTGGCTAAGCTGTTCAGTTTGATGGACCCCAACTCCCCGGAGAGAGTAGCATTTGTGTCTCGCGCACTCAAGTGGTCCACAGGCGGCTCGGGGAAGCTGGGCTCCCCCAAACTGCATCAGCTCCTGGCAGTCACATTGTGGAAAG AGCAAAACTACAGTGAGTCTCGCTACCACTTCTTGCACTCCTCTGATGGAGAGGGCTGTGCCCAGATGCTGGTGGAGTACTCGGCGCAGCGGGGGTTTCGCAGCGAGGTGGACATGTTTGTGGCGCAGGCCGTCCTACA GTTCCTCTGTCTCAAGAACAAAAACAGTGCATCTGTGGTGTTCAGCACATATACCCAGAAACACCCCTCAATAGAGAAGGGCCCTCCCTTTGTTCAGCCCTTGCTCAACTTCATCTGGTTTCTCTTGCTGGCAGTGGATGG AGGGAAATTAACAGTGTTCACAGTGCTATGTGAACAGTATCAGCCTTCCCTGAAGAGGGACCCTATGTATAATGAG TATCTCGACAGAATTGGTCAGCTTTTCTTTGGGGTGCCACCCAAACAGTCCTCATCATATGGTGGATTGCTCG gAAACCTGTTGAACAGCCTGATGGGTTCAGATGAGGAGGGCGAGGAAGCACAGGAGGACGGCAGCCCCATTGAGCTGGACTGA